In one Thunnus maccoyii chromosome 12, fThuMac1.1, whole genome shotgun sequence genomic region, the following are encoded:
- the gigyf2 gene encoding GRB10-interacting GYF protein 2 isoform X1, with product MAETQTLNFGPEWLRALSGGGGSGGSGGGGSSGTVASPPLSPALPKYKLADYRYGREEMLALYVKDNKIPIDLHDKEFLPILQEEPLLPLALVSFTEEEQRNFSMSVNSAAVLRLTGRGGGPIVGAPRGRSTSRGRGRGRGDGGFYQRSFDDVEGFGRGGREMHRSQSWEERGDRRFEKPGRKDPVGLDGAPGHFQMNHIRSNYEDGVTGLPRKHDFTRSESENWRTSRDDQNGEDDEGGWRLAGSRRDSDRWCPPSPDGPRSAGWREHPDQRRRFPFDAREDERGYRRPRSGSGSLEDERDSLPEWCLEDADEEAGTFDSSGAFLSLKKASKEPILEEAELDFRPLEECEEGLEEEDSQPKETKETETEAKREVDRKEFARVSEEAPPVAPSISEPQAPPKSLSPSQPSRTEESERPAERQPPLELPAEPCKVPLHVPMSNSMLESLPMTHISTTLAEVSVPSSTVQLPQQKPVEVPVAMNNPLPFPSSIMAPISRPTTVPHDTDEDEGLKHFEQEAEKMVAYLQDGVADDDRLVAKTSEKPKPAGLPLTHEAALKWFYKDPQGEIQGPFSNQEMTEWFQAGYFTMSLLVKRGCDEVFQPLGEIMKIWGRVPFTPGPAPPPLQGDGDQERLKRQQELTALNLYQLQQLQYQYLLRQQYAQALAQQKAAALSSAPLQQQQQHQQQINLLLQQYQALKLRASESLLPPVTRSLSVPDSGSVWEMQNPSSQASCTPNLQQAAPSTWDGSSVWDLPIDSMAQAPTIEQMQQLEKSRSAKLELERREAEMRAKREEEERKRLEEALRARQEEERKRLEEEELARQKQEEALRRQREQEEAQRRQKEEEERLAQEEALRRLEERRREEEERKRREEFLRKQEEERRKQEELEALRRREEEKRVEEEAAAAAAAAVLAQQQEEQKRREQEAQRQQELQRQRQQQQEALRRLQQQQQQQQQLAQMKLPSSSKWGQQSSNALSQTQNALSLAEIQKLEEERERQTREEQRRQQQELLKLQQQQALQQAQQPQAKLSGWGNVAKQPVITKSLLEIQREEAQQMKQRKEQPQQPQPQQQPHPIVTQQTRTQNRTVRDRYDAGSVSTSLSNSVWGSVNTSTCSNWGSDPSSIWGDTHNSNMGFWDEAVKEAVQQPPQPRKSNAQKNNKGNANLSNSLSGRANKKVEEEEKLLKLFQGVNKSQQDTFMQWCEQTLHTLNTANNLDVPTFASFLKEVDSPYEVHDYVRAYLGDTPEAKDFAKQFLERRAKQNANQQKPTPQNQQQALKQQQDSVWGGTGSSSLYQSNHTSGQQQRFETVTSGKKKKKQKMVRADPSLLGFSVNASSERLNMGEIETLEDF from the exons ATGGCCGAAACCCAGACACTTAACTTTGGACCAGAATG gcTCCGTGCCCTGTCTGGAGGTGGAGGCAGTGGTGGTAGCGGTGGTGGCGGAAGCAGCGGCACTGTTGCCTCTCCACCCCTCTCACCTGCATTGCCAAAGTATAAACTCGCAGACTATCGCTACGGGAGAGAAGAAATGTTAGCACTTTATGTAAAGGATAACAAG ATCCCTATAGACTTACACGATAAGGAGTTCTTGCCCATATTGCAAGAGGAGCCCTTGCTGCCTCTGGCACTTGTGTCTTTTACAGAGGAAGAACAG AGAAATTTTTCCATGTCTGTAAACAGTGCGGCTGTACTTCGGCTGACAGGGCGAGGAGGCGGTCCAATAGTAGGGGCACCAAGAGGCCGAAGTACCTCAAGGGGTAGAG GCCGGggaagaggagatggagggttTTACCAAagaagttttgatgatgtggaagGGTTTGGCcgtggagggagggagatgcATCGCTCCCAGAGCTGGGAAGAAAG gGGAGATAGAAGGTTTGAAAAGCCAGGTCGAAAAGACCCAG TAGGCCTAGATGGTGCTCCGGGACATTTTCAGATGAATCACA TTCGAAGCAACTACGAGGACGGTGTAACGGGCCTACCGAGGAAGCACGACTTCACGCGTTCAGAGAGTGAGAACTGGCGTACGTCTCGTGATGATCAGAACGGTGAGGATGATGAGGGGGGCTGGCGCCTGGCGGGTTCTCGACGGGACAGTGACCGGTGGTGCCCCCCAAGCCCAG ATGGGCCGCGGTCAGCAGGGTGGCGGGAACACCCAGATCAGCGTCGCCGTTTCCCATTTGATGCAAGAGAAGACGAGCGTGGCTACAGGAGGCCACGGTCAGGCAGCGGCAGTCTGGAGGACGAGAGGGACAGCCTGCCAGAGTGGTGTCTGGAGGACGCAGACGAGGAGGCTGGCACCTTCGACTCCTCAGGGGCCTTTCTCTCACTGAAG AAAGCCTCCAAGGAGCCCATCCTGGAGGAGGCGGAGCTTGATTTCAGACCCTTGGAAGAGTGTGAAGAGGGtctggaggaggaagacagtCAGCCCAAGGagaccaaagagacagaaacagaagccAAGAGAGAAGTCGACAGAAAAG AGTTTGCTAGAGTGTCAGAGGAGGCTCCACCTGTTGCTCCTTCAATCTCAGAGCCCCAGGCTCCTCCCAAGTCTCTGTCCCCAAGCCAGCCCAGCAGAACAGAAGAGTCTGAGAGGCCAGCTGAACGGCAACCACCCCTGGAGCTACCAGCAGAGCCCTGCAAAGTCCCCCTGCACGTCCCCATGTCTAACAGCATGCTGGAGTCCCTTCCCATGACCCACATTTCTACCACCCTTGCAG AAGTGTCTGTTCCATCGTCCACCGTCCAGTTACCACAGCAGAAGCCTGTGGAGGTTCCTGTGGCGATGAACAACCCCCTGCCCTTCCCTTCAAGTATAATGGCACCCATAAGCAGGCCCACCACTGTGCCACACGACACAGATGAAGATGAGGGGCTGAAACATTTTGAGCAG GAGGCAGAAAAGATGGTAGCATACCTACAAGATGGTGTGGCAGATGATGACAGACTTGTGGCAAAGACTTCAGAGAAGCCCAAACCTGCAGGCCTGCCGCTCACCCATGAGGCTGCTCTCAAGTGGTTCTACAAAGACCCCCAAGGGGAGATACAAG gTCCATTCAGTAACCAGGAGATGACTGAGTGGTTCCAGGCAGGTTACTTCACAATGTCTCTCTTAGTCAAAAGAGGGTGTGACGAAGTTTTTCAACCCTTGGGAGAGATCATGAAGATATGGGGGAGGGTACCATTCACTCCAGGCCCCGCACCTCCACCTCTACAG GGTGATGGTGATCAAGAAAGGTTGAAGAGGCAGCAGGAGCTCACTGCTCTCAACCTTTACCAGTTACAGCAGCTCCAATATCAATACCTCCTCAG GCAGCAGTATGCTCAGGCTCTGGCCCAGCAGAAAGCTGCAGCCCTCAGCTCAGCTCCTcttcagcagcaacagcaacatcaacagCAGATCAACCTGCTTCTACAGCAATACCAGGCTCTCAAGCTAAG AGCATCGGAGAGCCTTCTACCTCCTGTTACACGTTCCCTGTCTGTACCAGACTCTGGTTCTGTGTGGGAAATGCAGAACCCGTCCTCTCAGGCTTCCTGCACACCAAACCTCCAGCAAGCTGCTCCGAGCA CGTGGGATGGTAGCAGTGTATGGGATTTACCAATAGACTCCATGGCACAGGCTCCAACTATTGAACAGATGCAACAGTTAGAGAAGTCAAGGTCTGCGAAG TTGGAGCTGGAGAGGCGTGAGGCAGAAATGAGAGCcaaaagggaggaagaggagaggaaacggCTGGAGGAGGCCCTTAGGGCTCGACAGGAGGAGGAACGTAAACGCTTGGAAGAAGAGGAGCTGGCACGACAAAAACAG GAGGAGGCATTGAGACGACAGAGAGAGCAAGAAGAGGCGCAACGCAggcaaaaagaagaagaggagagactAGCACAGGAGGAGGCTCTCCGCAGATTagaggagagacggagagaagaggaggagagaaagcgaCGAGAAGAGTTCCTTCGCAAACAG GAAGAGGAGCGCAGAAAGCAGGAGGAACTTGAAGCATTAAGGAGGCGTGAGGAGGAGAAGCGAGTGGAGGAAgaggcagcagctgctgcagcagcagctgttctgGCCCAGCAACaagaggagcagaagaggagagagcaggaggCCCAAAGACAGCAggagctgcagagacagaggcagCAGCAACAAGAGGCTCTCAGGCGActtcaacaacagcaacagcagcagcagcagcttgcacAAATGAAG CTTCCATCGTCGTCAAAGTGGGGCCAGCAGTCAAGCAACGCACTCAGCCAGACTCAGAACGCCCTGTCACTGGCCGAGATCCAGAAACTGGAAGAGGAGCGAGAACGACAGACGCGGGAAGAG CAGCGACGTCAACAGCAGGAGCTcctgaagctgcagcagcaacaggccCTGCAACAGGCTCAGCAGCCGCAGGCCAAGCTGTCCGGTTGGGGAAATGTGGCCAAACAGCCAGTTATTACCAAGTCACTGCTGGAGATTCAGAGGGAGGAAGCCCAGCAGATGAAACAGAGGAAGGAGCAACCGCAGCAGCcgcagccacagcagcagccacaCCCAATTGTTACCCAGCAGACCCGCACGCAGAACAGAACTGTACGTGACCGATATGATGCTGGAAGTGTCTCG acatCTCTGAGCAACTCCGTGTGGGGGTCTGTTAACACTAGCACCTGCTCTAATTGGGGCTCGGACCCCAGCAGCATCTGGGGCGACACCCACAACTCTAATATGGGCTTCTGGGATGAGGCTGTGAAGGAGGCCGTCCAGCAACCTCCCCAACCCAGAAAAAGCAATgctcagaaaaacaacaagggCAATGCCAACCTCAG TAACTCTTTGAGTGGGCGAGCCAACAAGAaggtagaagaggaggagaagctgcTTAAGTTGTTCCAAGGGGTCAATAAGAGCCAGCAGGACACCTTCATGCAGTGGTGTGAGCAAACCCTGCACACGCTCAACACAGCCAACAATCTGGATG TTCCGACGTTTGCATCTTTCCTGAAAGAAGTGGACTCTCCATACGAGGTGCACGATTATGTCAGGGCCTACCTGGGGGACACTCCCGAGGCCAAGGACTTTGCCAAGCAGTTCCTGGAACGTCGTGCCAAACAGAACGCTAACCAACAGAAACCGACACCGCAGAACCAACAGCAAGCcctcaaacagcagcag GATTCTGTATGGGGTGGAACAGGATCTTCATCGCTCTACCAGTCCAACCATACAAGTGGCCAGCAGCAGCGCTTTGAAACTGTCACCtcagggaagaagaaaaagaagcagaagatgGTCCGCGCAGACCCCAGCCTTTTAG gtttttctgtgaatGCGTCATCTGAGAGATTGAATATGGGAGAGATTGAGACTTTGGAGGACTTTTAA
- the gigyf2 gene encoding GRB10-interacting GYF protein 2 isoform X2 — protein MAETQTLNFGPEWLRALSGGGGSGGSGGGGSSGTVASPPLSPALPKYKLADYRYGREEMLALYVKDNKIPIDLHDKEFLPILQEEPLLPLALVSFTEEEQRNFSMSVNSAAVLRLTGRGGGPIVGAPRGRSTSRGRGRGRGDGGFYQRSFDDVEGFGRGGREMHRSQSWEERGDRRFEKPGRKDPVGLDGAPGHFQMNHIRSNYEDGVTGLPRKHDFTRSESENWRTSRDDQNGEDDEGGWRLAGSRRDSDRWCPPSPDGPRSAGWREHPDQRRRFPFDAREDERGYRRPRSGSGSLEDERDSLPEWCLEDADEEAGTFDSSGAFLSLKKASKEPILEEAELDFRPLEECEEGLEEEDSQPKETKETETEAKREVDRKEFARVSEEAPPVAPSISEPQAPPKSLSPSQPSRTEESERPAERQPPLELPAEPCKVPLHVPMSNSMLESLPMTHISTTLAEVSVPSSTVQLPQQKPVEVPVAMNNPLPFPSSIMAPISRPTTVPHDTDEDEGLKHFEQEAEKMVAYLQDGVADDDRLVAKTSEKPKPAGLPLTHEAALKWFYKDPQGEIQGPFSNQEMTEWFQAGYFTMSLLVKRGCDEVFQPLGEIMKIWGRVPFTPGPAPPPLQGDGDQERLKRQQELTALNLYQLQQLQYQYLLRQQYAQALAQQKAAALSSAPLQQQQQHQQQINLLLQQYQALKLRASESLLPPVTRSLSVPDSGSVWEMQNPSSQASCTPNLQQAAPSTWDGSSVWDLPIDSMAQAPTIEQMQQLEKSRSAKLELERREAEMRAKREEEERKRLEEALRARQEEERKRLEEEELARQKQEEALRRQREQEEAQRRQKEEEERLAQEEALRRLEERRREEEERKRREEFLRKQEEERRKQEELEALRRREEEKRVEEEAAAAAAAAVLAQQQEEQKRREQEAQRQQELQRQRQQQQEALRRLQQQQQQQQQLAQMKLPSSSKWGQQSSNALSQTQNALSLAEIQKLEEERERQTREEQRRQQQELLKLQQQQALQQAQQPQAKLSGWGNVAKQPVITKSLLEIQREEAQQMKQRKEQPQQPQPQQQPHPIVTQQTRTQNRTTSLSNSVWGSVNTSTCSNWGSDPSSIWGDTHNSNMGFWDEAVKEAVQQPPQPRKSNAQKNNKGNANLSNSLSGRANKKVEEEEKLLKLFQGVNKSQQDTFMQWCEQTLHTLNTANNLDVPTFASFLKEVDSPYEVHDYVRAYLGDTPEAKDFAKQFLERRAKQNANQQKPTPQNQQQALKQQQDSVWGGTGSSSLYQSNHTSGQQQRFETVTSGKKKKKQKMVRADPSLLGFSVNASSERLNMGEIETLEDF, from the exons ATGGCCGAAACCCAGACACTTAACTTTGGACCAGAATG gcTCCGTGCCCTGTCTGGAGGTGGAGGCAGTGGTGGTAGCGGTGGTGGCGGAAGCAGCGGCACTGTTGCCTCTCCACCCCTCTCACCTGCATTGCCAAAGTATAAACTCGCAGACTATCGCTACGGGAGAGAAGAAATGTTAGCACTTTATGTAAAGGATAACAAG ATCCCTATAGACTTACACGATAAGGAGTTCTTGCCCATATTGCAAGAGGAGCCCTTGCTGCCTCTGGCACTTGTGTCTTTTACAGAGGAAGAACAG AGAAATTTTTCCATGTCTGTAAACAGTGCGGCTGTACTTCGGCTGACAGGGCGAGGAGGCGGTCCAATAGTAGGGGCACCAAGAGGCCGAAGTACCTCAAGGGGTAGAG GCCGGggaagaggagatggagggttTTACCAAagaagttttgatgatgtggaagGGTTTGGCcgtggagggagggagatgcATCGCTCCCAGAGCTGGGAAGAAAG gGGAGATAGAAGGTTTGAAAAGCCAGGTCGAAAAGACCCAG TAGGCCTAGATGGTGCTCCGGGACATTTTCAGATGAATCACA TTCGAAGCAACTACGAGGACGGTGTAACGGGCCTACCGAGGAAGCACGACTTCACGCGTTCAGAGAGTGAGAACTGGCGTACGTCTCGTGATGATCAGAACGGTGAGGATGATGAGGGGGGCTGGCGCCTGGCGGGTTCTCGACGGGACAGTGACCGGTGGTGCCCCCCAAGCCCAG ATGGGCCGCGGTCAGCAGGGTGGCGGGAACACCCAGATCAGCGTCGCCGTTTCCCATTTGATGCAAGAGAAGACGAGCGTGGCTACAGGAGGCCACGGTCAGGCAGCGGCAGTCTGGAGGACGAGAGGGACAGCCTGCCAGAGTGGTGTCTGGAGGACGCAGACGAGGAGGCTGGCACCTTCGACTCCTCAGGGGCCTTTCTCTCACTGAAG AAAGCCTCCAAGGAGCCCATCCTGGAGGAGGCGGAGCTTGATTTCAGACCCTTGGAAGAGTGTGAAGAGGGtctggaggaggaagacagtCAGCCCAAGGagaccaaagagacagaaacagaagccAAGAGAGAAGTCGACAGAAAAG AGTTTGCTAGAGTGTCAGAGGAGGCTCCACCTGTTGCTCCTTCAATCTCAGAGCCCCAGGCTCCTCCCAAGTCTCTGTCCCCAAGCCAGCCCAGCAGAACAGAAGAGTCTGAGAGGCCAGCTGAACGGCAACCACCCCTGGAGCTACCAGCAGAGCCCTGCAAAGTCCCCCTGCACGTCCCCATGTCTAACAGCATGCTGGAGTCCCTTCCCATGACCCACATTTCTACCACCCTTGCAG AAGTGTCTGTTCCATCGTCCACCGTCCAGTTACCACAGCAGAAGCCTGTGGAGGTTCCTGTGGCGATGAACAACCCCCTGCCCTTCCCTTCAAGTATAATGGCACCCATAAGCAGGCCCACCACTGTGCCACACGACACAGATGAAGATGAGGGGCTGAAACATTTTGAGCAG GAGGCAGAAAAGATGGTAGCATACCTACAAGATGGTGTGGCAGATGATGACAGACTTGTGGCAAAGACTTCAGAGAAGCCCAAACCTGCAGGCCTGCCGCTCACCCATGAGGCTGCTCTCAAGTGGTTCTACAAAGACCCCCAAGGGGAGATACAAG gTCCATTCAGTAACCAGGAGATGACTGAGTGGTTCCAGGCAGGTTACTTCACAATGTCTCTCTTAGTCAAAAGAGGGTGTGACGAAGTTTTTCAACCCTTGGGAGAGATCATGAAGATATGGGGGAGGGTACCATTCACTCCAGGCCCCGCACCTCCACCTCTACAG GGTGATGGTGATCAAGAAAGGTTGAAGAGGCAGCAGGAGCTCACTGCTCTCAACCTTTACCAGTTACAGCAGCTCCAATATCAATACCTCCTCAG GCAGCAGTATGCTCAGGCTCTGGCCCAGCAGAAAGCTGCAGCCCTCAGCTCAGCTCCTcttcagcagcaacagcaacatcaacagCAGATCAACCTGCTTCTACAGCAATACCAGGCTCTCAAGCTAAG AGCATCGGAGAGCCTTCTACCTCCTGTTACACGTTCCCTGTCTGTACCAGACTCTGGTTCTGTGTGGGAAATGCAGAACCCGTCCTCTCAGGCTTCCTGCACACCAAACCTCCAGCAAGCTGCTCCGAGCA CGTGGGATGGTAGCAGTGTATGGGATTTACCAATAGACTCCATGGCACAGGCTCCAACTATTGAACAGATGCAACAGTTAGAGAAGTCAAGGTCTGCGAAG TTGGAGCTGGAGAGGCGTGAGGCAGAAATGAGAGCcaaaagggaggaagaggagaggaaacggCTGGAGGAGGCCCTTAGGGCTCGACAGGAGGAGGAACGTAAACGCTTGGAAGAAGAGGAGCTGGCACGACAAAAACAG GAGGAGGCATTGAGACGACAGAGAGAGCAAGAAGAGGCGCAACGCAggcaaaaagaagaagaggagagactAGCACAGGAGGAGGCTCTCCGCAGATTagaggagagacggagagaagaggaggagagaaagcgaCGAGAAGAGTTCCTTCGCAAACAG GAAGAGGAGCGCAGAAAGCAGGAGGAACTTGAAGCATTAAGGAGGCGTGAGGAGGAGAAGCGAGTGGAGGAAgaggcagcagctgctgcagcagcagctgttctgGCCCAGCAACaagaggagcagaagaggagagagcaggaggCCCAAAGACAGCAggagctgcagagacagaggcagCAGCAACAAGAGGCTCTCAGGCGActtcaacaacagcaacagcagcagcagcagcttgcacAAATGAAG CTTCCATCGTCGTCAAAGTGGGGCCAGCAGTCAAGCAACGCACTCAGCCAGACTCAGAACGCCCTGTCACTGGCCGAGATCCAGAAACTGGAAGAGGAGCGAGAACGACAGACGCGGGAAGAG CAGCGACGTCAACAGCAGGAGCTcctgaagctgcagcagcaacaggccCTGCAACAGGCTCAGCAGCCGCAGGCCAAGCTGTCCGGTTGGGGAAATGTGGCCAAACAGCCAGTTATTACCAAGTCACTGCTGGAGATTCAGAGGGAGGAAGCCCAGCAGATGAAACAGAGGAAGGAGCAACCGCAGCAGCcgcagccacagcagcagccacaCCCAATTGTTACCCAGCAGACCCGCACGCAGAACAGAACT acatCTCTGAGCAACTCCGTGTGGGGGTCTGTTAACACTAGCACCTGCTCTAATTGGGGCTCGGACCCCAGCAGCATCTGGGGCGACACCCACAACTCTAATATGGGCTTCTGGGATGAGGCTGTGAAGGAGGCCGTCCAGCAACCTCCCCAACCCAGAAAAAGCAATgctcagaaaaacaacaagggCAATGCCAACCTCAG TAACTCTTTGAGTGGGCGAGCCAACAAGAaggtagaagaggaggagaagctgcTTAAGTTGTTCCAAGGGGTCAATAAGAGCCAGCAGGACACCTTCATGCAGTGGTGTGAGCAAACCCTGCACACGCTCAACACAGCCAACAATCTGGATG TTCCGACGTTTGCATCTTTCCTGAAAGAAGTGGACTCTCCATACGAGGTGCACGATTATGTCAGGGCCTACCTGGGGGACACTCCCGAGGCCAAGGACTTTGCCAAGCAGTTCCTGGAACGTCGTGCCAAACAGAACGCTAACCAACAGAAACCGACACCGCAGAACCAACAGCAAGCcctcaaacagcagcag GATTCTGTATGGGGTGGAACAGGATCTTCATCGCTCTACCAGTCCAACCATACAAGTGGCCAGCAGCAGCGCTTTGAAACTGTCACCtcagggaagaagaaaaagaagcagaagatgGTCCGCGCAGACCCCAGCCTTTTAG gtttttctgtgaatGCGTCATCTGAGAGATTGAATATGGGAGAGATTGAGACTTTGGAGGACTTTTAA